Proteins from a genomic interval of Falco rusticolus isolate bFalRus1 chromosome 7, bFalRus1.pri, whole genome shotgun sequence:
- the DAPK2 gene encoding death-associated protein kinase 2 isoform X1 — MKSPSMALFKQQKVEDVYEIGEELGSGQFAIVKKCREKSTGVEYAAKFIKKRQSRASRRGVRREEIEREVTILQQILHANIIKLHDIYENKTDVVLILELVSGGELFDFLAQKESLSEEEATRFIKQILDGVNYLHSKKIAHFDLKPENIMLLDKNIPIPHIKLIDFGLAHKIEDGVEFKNIFGTPEFVAPEIVNYEPLGLAADMWSIGVITYILLSGASPFLGETKQETLANITAVNYEFDEEFFSNTSDLAKDFIRKLLVKDTRKRLTIQEALSHPWITLKEETKVQENKKAENTQLKTKRLREYTIKCHSSMPPNNTYINFERFARVVEDISLTERGFSTLAATHDSLQEDIDALVSIYNEKEAWYKEENESVRHKLSQLKYEYRKIESLKRHLQDDIKTVGAGLTGITRKYADLQSQYESLSQELSEELKWIQDLMSSFQLQNEAYVNGNFDSVFNKDINESLMELLNRSRCEEFLAGLNLDIAESNQ, encoded by the exons TGGCCAGTTTGCTATAGTGAAGAAATGTCGAGAAAAAAGCACCGGTGTGGAGTATGCTGCTAAGTTCATTAAAAAACGTCAGAGCCGGGCCAGCCGTCGAGGGGTGAGACGCGAGGAAATCGAACGGGAGGTTACTATTCTGCAGCAGATCCTGCATGCCAATATCATCAAGCTGCACGACATATATGAGAACAAGACGGATGTGGTCCTCATCCTTGAGCT GGTTTCTGGAGGAGAACTTTTTGACTTCCTAGCACAGAAGGAGTCTTTGAGTGAGGAGGAAGCAACCAGATTCATCAAGCAGATTTTGGATGGTGTGAATTACCTTCACTCTAAGAAAATTGCTCACTTTGATTTAAAG CCTGAAAACATTATGCTTCTAGACAAAAATATCCCTATTCCACACATCAAACTCATTGACTTTGGCCTAGCTCACAAAATAGAAGATGGGGttgaatttaaaaacatttttggaacTCCAGAATTTGTAG CTCCAGAGATAGTAAACTATGAACCGCTCGGACTAGCTGCAGATATGTG GAGCATAGGAGTCATCACCTACATACT GCTTAGTGGTGCATCACCTTTCCTTGGAGAAACTAAACAAGAAACGCTTGCCAACATCACAGCTGTGAATTATGAATTCGATGAAGAATTTTTCAGCAATACCAGTGACCTGGCAAAAGATTTTATTCGGAAACTCCTGGTGAAAGATACACG GAAACGGCTTACAATTCAGGAAGCTCTGTCTCATCCGTGGATCACG ctgaaagaagaaacaaaagtccaagaaaacaagaaggCTGAGAACACACAGCTGAAGACAAAACGCCTGAGAGAGTACACCATAAAGTGCCACTCGAGTATGCCTCCCAATAACACCTACATCAACTTCGAGCGCTTTGCCCGGGTAGTAGAAGACATTTCACTTACGGAACGGGGTTTCAGCACTTTGGCTGCAACCCACGATTCCCTGCAGGAGGACATCGATGCTCTGGTTTCCATTTATAATGAGAAAGAAGCCTGGTATAAAGAAGAGAATGAAAGCGTGAGGCACAAGCTGTCTCAGCTGAAGTATGAATACCGTAAAATTGAATCCCTGAAAAGACACCTACAGGATGATATCAAGACTGTAGGTGCTGGTCTTACGGGCATAACCAGGAAATATGCTGATCTGCAGAGTCAGTATGAATCTCTCAGTCAGGAACTTTCTGAGGAACTCAAGTGGATACAGGACTTAATGAGTagttttcagctgcaaaatgaaGCCTATGTGAATGGGAACTTTGACTCTGTTTTCAACAAAGATATTAATGAATCACTAATGGAGCTGTTAAATAGATCTCGCTGTGAAGAATTCCTTGCAGGGTTGAATCTTGATATAGCAGAATCAAATCAGTGA